CACTCGGTCAGGTGGAGGTAGGGGTGGAGCTCTTTCCTGAGGTCCCAGGGGAAGACGATCCGCATCGTGTCGCGGAAGATCTCTCTGAGATGCAGGTCGATCCCCCGGGTGGTCCGGTGGTAGTAGACGTTGGTGTCCATGTAGAACCGGGCGGTGAGGAACATGATGAGGGCCTGGGTGCCGCTCCGGTCCAGCGTCAGGCCCTCCTCGGTGAAGAAGGAGTAGTAGATG
This DNA window, taken from Candidatus Rokuibacteriota bacterium, encodes the following:
- a CDS encoding metal-dependent phosphohydrolase, with the translated sequence VGHPRWLAFLKPLLSGIYTADNMDYVLRDSYMCGVAVGPIDIERVIYYSFFTEEGLTLDRSGTQALIMFLTARFYMDTNVYYHRTTRGIDLHLREIFRDTMRIVFPWDLRKELHPYLHLTEWTLLEEVGR